The following proteins come from a genomic window of Gadus morhua chromosome 11, gadMor3.0, whole genome shotgun sequence:
- the LOC115554540 gene encoding ubiquitin-conjugating enzyme E2 C-like, which yields MSSQNTDPAAAASTAALKGSEAGGSADRGSVTKRLQQELMTLMMSGDKGISAFPESDNLFKWIGTVDGAVETVYEGLRYKLSLEFPSGYPYKAPRVKFVTPCFHPNVDEQGFICLDILKDKWSAQYDVRSILLSIQSLLGEPNNDSHLNVAAAELWDNQEGES from the coding sequence ATGTCTTCTCAGAACACGGacccggccgccgccgcctctaCGGCCGCCCTGAAGGGCAGCGAGGCCGGCGGTAGCGCAGACCGAGGCTCGGTGACGAAGAGATTACAGCAGGAGCTGATGACTCTTATGATGTCGGGTGATAAGGGAATCTCGGCTTTCCCGGAGTCGGACAACCTCTTCAAGTGGATCGGAACCGTCGACGGAGCTGTAGAAACAGTGTACGAGGGGCTGCGCTACAAGCTGTCCCTGGAGTTCCCCAGCGGTTACCCCTACAAGGCGCCGCGGGTCAAGTTCGTCACGCCCTGCTTCCACCCCAACGTGGACGAGCAGGGCTTCATCTGCCTGGACATCCTGAAGGACAAGTGGTCGGCGCAGTATGACGTCAGGTCCATCCTGCTGTCCATACAGTCGCTGCTAGGAGAGCCTAACAACGACAGTCATCTGAACGTGGCCGCTGCGGAACTATGGGACAACCAGGAGGGTGAGTCATAA